The following are encoded together in the Panicum virgatum strain AP13 chromosome 6K, P.virgatum_v5, whole genome shotgun sequence genome:
- the LOC120712108 gene encoding histone deacetylase 6-like, which translates to MTILLAQLLAPSIVKYPLPPRYFLVRASKPPNQKGEQTEKKLEEMAASGEGASLPSPAGGEDAHRRRVSYFYEPSIGDYYYGQGHPMKPHRIRMAHSLVVHYGLHRLLELSRPYPASDADIRRFHSDEYVAFLASATGNPGMLDPRAVKRFNVGEDCPVFDGLFPFCQASAGGSIGAAVKLNRGDADITVNWAGGLHHAKKSEASGFCYVNDIVLAILELLKFHRRVLYVDIDVHHGDGVEEAFFTTNRVMTVSFHKYGDFFPGTGHITDVGAAEGKHYALNVPLSDGIDDATFRDLFQCIMKKVMEVYQPDVVVLQCGADSLAGDRLGCFNLSVKGHADCLRFLRSYNVPMMVLGGGGYTIRNVARCWCYETAVAVGVEPDNKLPYNDYYEYFGPDYTLHVQPKSVENLNTTKDLENIKNMILENLSRIEHVPSTQFHDRPSDPEAPEEKEEDMDKRPPQRSRLWSGGAYDSDTEDPDNMKSESKDLTASSKLKDEPKDDL; encoded by the exons ATGACCATCCTCCTTGCCCAACTCTTGGCCCCCTCCATAG TGAAATACCCATTACCCCCTCGCTATTTTCTTGTGCGTGCCTCTAAACCCCCAAATCAGAAGGGGGAGCAAACAGAGAAAAAGCTCGAGGAAATGGCGGCCTCCGGCGAGGGCGCGTCGCTGCCGtctccggcgggcggcgaggacgcgcaccgccgccgcgtgaGCTACTTCTACGAGCCATCGATCGGCGACTACTACTACGGGCAGGGCCACCCGATGAAGCCGCACCGCATCCGGATGGCGCACTCGCTGGTCGTCCACTAcggcctccaccgcctcctcgAGCTCTCCCGCCCCTACCCGGCTTCTGACGCCGACATCCGCCGCTTCCACTCCGACGAATACGTCGCCTTCCTCGCCTCCGCCACCGGGAATCCGGGCATGCTCGATCCGCGCGCCGTCAAGCGATTCAACGTCGGCGAGGACTGCCCCGTCTTCGACGGCCTCTTCCCCTTCTGCCAGGCCTCCGCGGGGGGAAGCATCGGCGCCGCCGTCAAGCTCAACCGCGGGGACGCCGACATCACCGTCAACTGGGCGGGCGGCCTCCACCACGCCAAGAAGAGCGAGGCCTCCGGGTTCTGCTACGTCAACGACATCGTTCTCGCCATCCTGGAGCTCCTCAAGTTCCATAGG CGTGTGCTATATGTAGACATTGATGTCCACCATGGAGATGGTGTGGAGGAAGCCTTCTTCACTACAAACCGAGTCATGACAGTTTCCTTTCACAAATATGGGGACTTTTTCCCTGGTACTGGACATATCACTGACGTTGGGGCAGCCGAAGGGAAACATTATGCTCTCAATGTTCCCCTGAGTGATGGTATTGATGATGCCACCTTCCGTGATCTGTTCCAATGCATCATGAAGAAAGTTATGGAGGTTTATCAGCCAGATGTGGTTGTCCTCCAATGTGGAGCTGACTCATTGGCTGGAGACAGGTTAGGTTGTTTCAACCTGTCTGTGAAGGGTCATGCTGACTGCCTCCGTTTCCTTAGGTCGTACAATGTTCCTATGATGGTTTTAGGTGGCGGAGGTTACACCATCAGAAATGTTGCACGCTGCTGGTGCTACGAG ACAGCAGTTGCTGTTGGAGTTGAACCTGATAACAAATTGCCATACAATGATTACTATGAGTACTTTGGTCCTGATTATACTCTTCATGTCCAACCGAAAAGTGTGGAGAACCTGAATACTACGAAGGACTTGGAGAACATAAA GAACATGATATTGGAGAATCTCTCAAGGATAGAACATGTTCCCAGCACTCAGTTCCATGACAGGCCGTCAGATCCTGAAGCTCCAGAGGAG AAAGAGGAGGACATGGACAAGAGGCCACCTCAGCGCAGCAGATTATGGAGTGGAGGAGCTTATGACTCTGATACAGAGGATCCTGACAACATGAAAAGTGAGAGTAAAGACTTGACTGCCAGCTCCAAGCTGAAG GATGAACCAAAAGATGATCTGTAG